In Rhizobium sp. N324, a single genomic region encodes these proteins:
- the rpmC gene encoding 50S ribosomal protein L29 produces MKASDVRGFTADQLKDELAKLKKEQFNLRFQKATGQLEKSSRINEVRKDIARVKTIARQKAAEVKA; encoded by the coding sequence ATGAAAGCCTCAGATGTTCGCGGGTTCACCGCCGACCAACTCAAGGACGAGCTTGCCAAGCTGAAGAAGGAGCAGTTCAACCTGCGCTTCCAGAAGGCGACCGGCCAGCTCGAAAAGTCCTCGCGCATCAACGAAGTCCGCAAGGACATCGCCCGCGTGAAAACCATTGCCCGCCAGAAGGCGGCAGAAGTTAAGGCCTAA
- the rpsS gene encoding 30S ribosomal protein S19, with protein sequence MARSVWKGPFVDGYLLKKAEKVREGGRAEVIKIWSRRSTILPQFVGLTFGVYNGSKHIPVSVNEDMVGHKFGEFSPTRTYYGHGADKKAKRK encoded by the coding sequence ATGGCTCGTTCAGTATGGAAAGGTCCGTTCGTTGACGGCTATCTTCTCAAGAAGGCTGAGAAGGTTCGTGAAGGCGGACGCGCAGAAGTAATCAAGATCTGGAGCCGTCGCTCCACGATCCTGCCGCAGTTCGTCGGTCTCACCTTCGGCGTCTACAACGGCAGCAAGCATATCCCGGTCAGCGTCAATGAAGACATGGTCGGCCACAAGTTCGGTGAATTCTCTCCGACCCGCACCTATTACGGTCACGGCGCGGACAAGAAGGCGAAGAGGAAGTAA
- the rplV gene encoding 50S ribosomal protein L22: protein MGKAKTERRLKDNEAQAVARTLRVSPQKLNLVAAAIRGKKVERALAELEFSRKRIAGAVKKTLESAIANAENNHDLDVDALVVAEAYVGKSIVMKRFHARGRGRASRIEKPFAHLTIVVREVQAVEEAA from the coding sequence ATGGGCAAGGCAAAAACAGAACGCCGGCTCAAGGACAACGAAGCGCAGGCAGTCGCCCGCACGCTCCGCGTCAGCCCCCAGAAGCTCAACCTGGTTGCTGCGGCCATCCGCGGCAAGAAGGTCGAGCGCGCACTCGCTGAGCTGGAGTTCTCCCGCAAGCGTATCGCAGGCGCCGTTAAGAAGACGCTCGAATCTGCGATCGCCAACGCCGAGAACAATCACGATCTCGACGTCGACGCACTCGTCGTCGCCGAGGCCTATGTCGGCAAGTCGATCGTCATGAAGCGTTTCCACGCTCGTGGCCGCGGTCGCGCGTCGCGCATCGAAAAGCCTTTCGCGCACCTGACGATCGTCGTTCGTGAAGTGCAGGCAGTAGAGGAGGCCGCATAA
- the rplN gene encoding 50S ribosomal protein L14 — MIQMQTNLDVADNSGARRVMCIKVLGGSKRKYASIGDVIVVSIKEAIPRGRVKKGDVMKAVVVRTAKDIRRPDGSVIRFDTNAAVLIDNKKEPIGTRIFGPVPRELRAKNHMKIISLAPEVL, encoded by the coding sequence ATGATTCAGATGCAAACAAACCTCGACGTCGCGGATAATTCCGGCGCACGTCGTGTCATGTGCATCAAGGTGCTGGGCGGCTCGAAGCGCAAGTATGCCTCGATCGGCGACGTCATCGTCGTTTCGATCAAGGAAGCGATCCCGCGCGGCCGTGTGAAGAAGGGTGACGTGATGAAGGCGGTTGTCGTTCGCACCGCCAAGGACATCCGTCGTCCGGATGGCTCTGTCATCCGCTTCGACACCAACGCAGCAGTCCTCATCGACAACAAGAAAGAGCCGATCGGCACCCGTATCTTCGGACCGGTTCCGCGCGAACTTCGCGCCAAGAACCACATGAAGATCATCTCGCTGGCTCCCGAAGTACTGTAA
- the rplX gene encoding 50S ribosomal protein L24, with the protein MQKIRKGDKVVMLAGKDKGRTGEVVQVMPKEDRAVVRGVNVVKRHQRQTQTQEAGIINKEAPVHLSNVAIIDKDGKPTRVGFKVVDGKKVRVAKRSGEVIDG; encoded by the coding sequence ATGCAGAAGATTCGTAAGGGCGACAAGGTCGTCATGCTCGCTGGCAAGGACAAGGGCCGTACCGGCGAAGTTGTCCAGGTCATGCCGAAGGAAGATCGTGCCGTTGTTCGTGGCGTCAACGTCGTCAAGCGCCACCAGCGCCAGACGCAGACCCAGGAAGCCGGCATCATCAACAAGGAAGCCCCGGTTCACCTCTCCAACGTTGCAATCATCGACAAGGACGGCAAGCCGACCCGCGTCGGTTTCAAGGTTGTTGACGGCAAGAAGGTCCGTGTGGCCAAGCGTTCTGGAGAAGTGATCGATGGCTGA
- the rpsC gene encoding 30S ribosomal protein S3, with the protein MGQKINPIGFRLGINRTWDSRWFADNAEYGQLLHEDLKMRKFVMSELKQAGISKVVIERPHKKCRVTIHSARPGLIIGRKGADIDKLRKKLSDMTNSETHLNIVEVRKPEVDATLVAQSIAQQLERRVAFRRAMKRAVQSAMRLGAEGIKITCAGRLGGAEIARTEWYREGRVPLHTLRADIDYGTAEAETAFGICGIKVWIFKGEILEHDPMASERRAMEGDAQGPASRDRDRDRDRRRDNA; encoded by the coding sequence ATGGGTCAGAAAATCAATCCAATCGGTTTCCGTCTTGGCATCAACCGTACCTGGGATAGCCGCTGGTTTGCGGACAATGCCGAGTACGGCCAGCTGCTGCACGAAGACCTGAAGATGCGTAAGTTCGTCATGAGCGAACTGAAGCAGGCCGGGATCTCCAAGGTGGTCATCGAGCGTCCGCACAAGAAGTGCCGCGTCACGATCCACTCGGCACGTCCGGGCCTGATCATCGGCCGCAAGGGCGCCGACATCGACAAGCTCCGCAAGAAGCTGTCGGATATGACCAACTCGGAAACGCACCTCAACATCGTCGAAGTGCGCAAGCCCGAAGTCGATGCGACGCTGGTCGCTCAGTCGATCGCCCAGCAGCTCGAGCGCCGTGTGGCTTTCCGTCGCGCCATGAAGCGCGCCGTTCAATCCGCAATGCGTCTTGGCGCCGAAGGCATCAAGATCACCTGCGCCGGCCGTCTCGGCGGTGCTGAAATCGCCCGTACGGAATGGTACCGCGAAGGCCGTGTGCCGCTGCACACGCTACGCGCCGACATCGACTACGGCACGGCTGAAGCAGAAACCGCGTTCGGCATCTGCGGCATCAAGGTCTGGATCTTCAAGGGCGAAATCCTTGAGCATGATCCGATGGCTTCCGAGCGCCGTGCGATGGAAGGTGACGCCCAGGGTCCGGCAAGCCGTGATCGTGACCGCGACAGAGACCGTCGCCGCGACAACGCTTGA
- the rpsQ gene encoding 30S ribosomal protein S17 — MPKRILQGVVVGDKNEKTVVVRVERRFAHPLLQKTVRRSKKYKAHDENNQYKIGDTVSIEECAPISKDKRWTVISAQGQ; from the coding sequence ATGCCGAAGCGCATCCTGCAGGGCGTCGTCGTTGGCGACAAGAACGAGAAGACGGTAGTGGTTCGCGTCGAGCGTCGTTTCGCTCACCCGCTACTCCAGAAGACCGTTCGTCGTTCCAAGAAGTACAAGGCCCACGACGAGAACAACCAGTACAAGATTGGCGATACCGTATCCATCGAGGAATGCGCGCCGATCTCCAAGGACAAGCGCTGGACGGTAATTTCCGCCCAGGGTCAGTAA
- the rplP gene encoding 50S ribosomal protein L16 has translation MLQPKRTKYRKQFKGRIKGVAKGGSDLAFGEFGLKAQEPNRVNAREIEAARRAITRYMKRAGRVWIRVFPDVPVTAKPTEVRMGKGKGSVEYWACKVKPGRMMFEIDGVSEEIAREALRLGSAKLSVKTRFVQRIAE, from the coding sequence ATGTTGCAGCCAAAGCGTACCAAGTACCGCAAGCAGTTCAAGGGCCGCATCAAGGGCGTCGCCAAGGGCGGTTCTGACCTGGCATTCGGCGAATTCGGCCTGAAGGCACAGGAACCCAACCGCGTCAATGCGCGCGAGATCGAAGCGGCCCGCCGCGCGATCACGCGTTATATGAAGCGCGCCGGCCGTGTATGGATCCGCGTGTTCCCGGACGTTCCGGTAACCGCAAAGCCGACCGAAGTCCGCATGGGTAAGGGTAAGGGCTCCGTTGAATACTGGGCATGCAAGGTCAAGCCCGGCCGTATGATGTTCGAGATCGACGGTGTCAGCGAAGAAATCGCCCGTGAGGCGCTTCGTCTCGGCTCTGCCAAGCTCTCGGTCAAGACGCGCTTCGTTCAGCGCATTGCAGAGTAA